The following is a genomic window from Aquificota bacterium.
TCGTCCACTACAAAGTCAAAGAAAGGAGAAAGGTTAAACCTTTCCAGAAGATAGTTTAGGTCCTCCCTTGGTCTTCCTGTGACTATGCCAAGGGGATAGCCAAGGTTTTTTAACCTTTCAAAGAAATCCCTTTGAAGAATTAGCCTTTCCTTGTCCCTAAGGGAAAGATAAAACCTATTAAAAACTCCTATAACATCTTCCAGCCTTGCATCTCCTCCAAACTCTCTTATGACTTCAAGGGTGGCAAGCCAGTCGTTGTTTATCCCCCTTGAAAACTTTATTCTTAAAACTTCCTGCAGGGGAACTTCCCTTTTGAGAAAATGCTCTGCAGTGTGCTTTATGGCATAGTGATAGGACTGGCTTACATCC
Proteins encoded in this region:
- a CDS encoding HAD family hydrolase produces the protein MRKGIIFDVDGVIVDVSQSYHYAIKHTAEHFLKREVPLQEVLRIKFSRGINNDWLATLEVIREFGGDARLEDVIGVFNRFYLSLRDKERLILQRDFFERLKNLGYPLGIVTGRPREDLNYLLERFNLSPFFDFVVDEDSIPQEELRKPHPYALHFCVEALDLDAGVYVGDSLADWQMLKDYKRIYAKPFEYIHVGEKAVPEGIMPVPPEKLFEALQGALQSL